In one Conger conger chromosome 5, fConCon1.1, whole genome shotgun sequence genomic region, the following are encoded:
- the LOC133129697 gene encoding zinc finger protein 501-like has translation MSSEPCWGRAAGSTYASVSHVSAIAEEGEDSPPAAVESKASSSYSGSDSDTGPRSSPEMGRLPSDAGSRSQELCGAGEQREMVDEPSGHDSNQSAEPATPPQKGAKSAMADGPSGATGFSGMKKLGAEGDTEDRPHKCPQCGWAFKRAGNLVSHMETHRGLKPHVCELCGKAYTHQGTLQQHKRLHTGERPYRCPFCDRTYIRSSDFRKHTRSHTGEKPYACGACGKAFARSSDLRKHERNIHANNKPFPCAQCGKTFNKPLSLLRHQRSHLGERPFRCPDCGKDFAVASRMVEHQKTHSGARPYSCPVCLKAFSRASGLAEHQELHSGLRPFRCSECGGAFARASRLARHQHVHTGERPYQCPDCGLSFSHTATLRRHQLRHCSGRPSPHAGSAHQEPARCSLVDSQADYDFTLPNQSDHRPGPGELPPTEDTQSSSSDSSEQTDL, from the coding sequence ATGAGCTCGGAGCCGTGCTGGGGAAGGGCGGCCGGGTCGACGTACGCCAGCGTCTCCCACGTCAGCGCTATTGCAGAGGAAGGGGAAGACTCTCCACCTGCCGCCGTGGAGAGCAAGGCCTCCTCGAGTTATTCTGGCAGCGACTCCGACACCGGGCCACGGTCCAGTCCAGAGATGGGCCGGCTGCCTTCGGACGCCGGGTCCAGAAGTCAGGAACTTTGTGGCGCCGGCGAACAGCGGGAGATGGTGGACGAGCCCTCGGGACATGACTCCAACCAGAGCGCCGAGCCAGCAACACCCCCGCAGAAGGGCGCAAAATCGGCTATGGCAGACGGGCCATCGGGGGCGACGGGTTTCTCCGGGATGAAGAAGCTCGGCGCCGAAGGAGACACGGAGGACAGGCCCCACAAGTGCCCGCAGTGCGGCTGGGCTTTCAAGAGGGCCGGCAACCTCGTGAGCCACATGGAGACGCACAGAGGCCTGAAGCCCCACGTGTGCGAGCTGTGCGGCAAGGCCTACACCCACCAGGGCACCCTGCAGCAGCACAAGCGCCTGCACACGGGCGAGCGGCCCTACCGGTGCCCCTTCTGCGACCGCACCTACATCCGGTCCTCGGACTTCCGCAAGCACACCCGCTCGCACACGGGCGAGAAGCCCTACGCGTGCGGGGCCTGCGGCAAGGCCTTCGCCCGCTCGTCCGACCTGCGCAAGCACGAGCGCAACATCCACGCCAACAACAAGCCCTTCCCCTGCGCGCAGTGCGGCAAGACCTTCAACAAGCCGCTGTCGCTGCTCCGCCACCAGCGCTCGCACCTGGGCGAGCGGCCCTTCCGCTGCCCCGACTGCGGCAAGGACTTCGCCGTGGCCAGCCGCATGGTGGAGCACCAGAAGACCCACAGCGGGGCGCGGCCCTACTCCTGCCCCGTCTGCCTCAAGGCCTTCAGCCGGGCGTCTGGCCTGGCCGAGCACCAGGAGCTCCACTCGGGCCTGCGGCCCTTCCGCTGCTCCGAGTGCGGAGGGGCCTTCGCCCGGGCCTCGCGCCTGGCCCGGCACCAGCACGTCCACACGGGCGAGCGGCCCTACCAGTGCCCCGACTGCGGCCTCAGCTTCTCCCACACCGCCACCCTCCGCCGCCACCAGCTGAGGCACTGCAGCGGGAGGCCGTCGCCCCACGCCGGCTCCGCCCACCAGGAGCCTGCCCGGTGCTCATTGGTCGACTCCCAGGCCGACTATGACTTCACTCTGCCCAACCAATCAGACCACAGGCCCGGCCCAGGAGAGCTTCCTCCAACAGAGGACACACAGTCATCGAGCTCTGACTCCTCAGAGCAGACTGACCTTTGA
- the gadd45aa gene encoding growth arrest and DNA-damage-inducible, alpha, a, whose protein sequence is MCNMTFEELSGDHSTERMDSVARALEEVLSSALPQGCITVGVYEAAKSLNVDPDNVVLCLLATDEEDVKDVALQIHFTLIQAFCCENDINILRVNNTRRLAEILGGQKQGGEPMDLHCILVTNPHSSAWKDPALSKLNGFCRESRCLDQWVPVINLPER, encoded by the exons ATGTGCAACATGACTTTTGAGGAACTAAGTGGAGATCATTCAACAGAAAG GATGGATTCAGTGGCCAGAGCCTTGGAAGAGGTTCTCAGTTCTGCCTTACCACAAGGATGCATTACAGTTGGAGTTTACGAAGCGGCCAAATCACTAAATGT GGATCCGGATAACGTGGTACTGTGCCTTCTGGCTACCGACGAGGAGGATGTCAAGGACGTTGCGCTTCAGATCCATTTTACCCTAATTCAGGCGTTCTGCTGCGAGAACGACATTAACATACTGCGAGTGAACAACACGAGGCGTCTGGCAGAGATTCTTGGTGGGCAGAAACAAGGAGGAGAGCCAATGGATCTACACTGCATCTTAGTCACG AACCCTCACTCGTCTGCATGGAAAGACCCGGCCCTGAGCAAGCTGAACGGGTTCTGCAGGGAGAGCCGCTGCCTGGACCAGTGGGTCCCGGTCATCAACCTCCCCGAGCGGTGA